The following proteins are encoded in a genomic region of Peromyscus eremicus chromosome 14, PerEre_H2_v1, whole genome shotgun sequence:
- the Fos gene encoding protein c-Fos encodes MMFSGFNADYEASSSRCSSASPAGDNLSYYHSPADSFSSMGSPVNAQDFCADLSVSSANFIPTVTAISTSPDLQWLVQPTLVSSVAPSQTRAPHPYGVPTPSTGAYSSRAGLVKTMSGGRAQSIGRRGKVEQLSPEEEEKRRIRRERNKMAAAKCRNRRRELTDTLQAETDQLEDEKSALQTEIANLLKEKEKLEFILAAHRPACKIPDDLGFPEEMSVASLDLTGGLSEAATPESEEAFSLPLLNDPEPRKPSLEPVKSVSNMELKAEPFDDFLFPASSRPSGSETARSVPDMDLSGSFYAADWEPLHSNSLGMGPMVTELEPLCTPVVTCTPSCTTYTSSFVFTYPEADSFPSCAAAHRKGSSSNEPSSDSLSSPTLLAL; translated from the exons ATGATGTTCTCCGGTTTCAACGCCGACTACGAGGCGTCATCCTCACGCTGCAGCAGCGCCTCCCCGGCCGGGGACAACCTTTCCTACTACCATTCCCCAGCcgactccttctccagcatgggCTCCCCGGTCAACGCACAG gacTTCTGCGCAGATCTGTCCGTCTCCAGTGCCAACTTTATCCCCACGGTGACAGCCATCTCCACCAGCCCAGACCTGCAGTGGCTGGTGCAACCCACCCTGGTCTCCTCCGTGGCTCCATCGCAGACTAGAGCTCCCCATCCCTACGGAGTCCCCACCCCGTCGACTGGGGCTTACTCCTCCAGGGCGGGATTGGTGAAGACCATGTCAGGCGGCAGAGCGCAGAGCATTGGCAGAAGAGGCAAAGTTGAGCAG TTATCTCCCGAAGAGGAAGAGAAACGGAGAATCCGAAGGGAGAGGAATAAGATGGCCGCGGCGAAGTGCCGGAACCGGAGGAGGGAACTGACTGATACTCTCCAAGCG GAGACCGACCAACTTGAAGACGAGAAGTCTGCGCTGCAGACGGAGATTGCCAATCTgctgaaggagaaggaaaaactgGAGTTCATTTTGGCAGCCCACCGACCTGCCTGCAAGATCCCCGACGACCTGGGCTTCCCAGAAGAGATGTCTGTGGCTTCCCTGGATTTGACTGGGGGTCTGTCTGAGGCTGCCACCCCAGAGTCGGAGGAGGCCTTCTCACTGCCTCTTCTCAATGACCCTGAGCCGCGCAAGCCATCGCTGGAGCCAGTCAAGAGCGTCAGCAATATGGAGCTGAAGGCCGAGCCTTTCGATGACTTCTTATTCCCAGCTTCCTCCAGGCCCAGTGGCTCCGAGACCGCCCGATCTGTGCCAGACATGGACCTGTCCGGTTCCTTCTATGCAGCAGACTGGGAGCCCTTGCACAGCAACTCCCTGGGGATGGGGCCCATGGTCACGGAGCTGGAGCCCCTGTGCACCCCGGTGGTCACCTGCACTCCCAGCTGCACTACTTACACGTCTTCCTTTGTCTTCACCTACCCCGAGGCTGACTCGTTCCCGAGCTGTGCAGCCGCCCACCGGAAGGGCAGCAGCAGCAATGAGCCCTCCTCTGACTCCCTCAGCTCACCCACACTGCTGGCCCTGTGA